Proteins from one Gimesia maris genomic window:
- a CDS encoding metal ABC transporter permease, giving the protein MNVLREALSQWSWYLDGWIIVAGILCSVATALLGNFLVLRKMSMLGDAITHAILPGLAAAFFISDSRSSLPMFVGAVIAGILTALFTEWIRSFGKVDEGASMGVVFTSLFALGLVMIVQAADHVDLDPGCVLYGAIELTPLDTVLVAGWEIPRVVAVLSIVLLINLLFVVCFLKELKLSSFDPALATTTGFNATLIHYTLMTLVAITAVASFETVGNILVVAMFVVPPAAAYMLTDRLGRMIVLSVILAIIAAITGHISAITVPHWFGYGSTSTAGMMAVTAGLLFVLAALLGPRHGILVVFIRRQFLSWKILAEDIIALMYRIEERDPDRKPDAGYLREILFSRALSTSLSLHYLASRGQITGTNGYYKLTETGRDQARQLVRSHRLWEHYLVEHAGMSTETIHRQAERLEHFTDRQLREKLNEDTIETDQDPHGSPIPPEEFSD; this is encoded by the coding sequence ATGAATGTTCTGAGAGAAGCATTGAGCCAGTGGAGCTGGTATCTGGACGGCTGGATCATTGTCGCGGGAATTCTATGCTCTGTCGCAACGGCCCTGCTGGGGAACTTTCTGGTCCTGCGAAAAATGAGCATGTTGGGAGATGCGATCACCCATGCAATTCTGCCCGGACTCGCTGCTGCTTTTTTTATCAGCGACAGCCGCAGCAGTCTGCCCATGTTTGTGGGTGCGGTCATCGCTGGTATTTTAACGGCACTGTTCACGGAGTGGATTCGCAGCTTTGGTAAAGTGGACGAAGGCGCTTCCATGGGAGTGGTCTTCACGTCCCTGTTCGCGTTGGGGCTGGTCATGATTGTTCAGGCTGCGGATCATGTTGACCTGGATCCCGGCTGTGTACTCTATGGAGCAATCGAACTGACGCCCCTCGATACGGTCCTGGTTGCAGGCTGGGAAATCCCCCGCGTTGTCGCCGTGCTCTCCATCGTCCTGTTGATCAACCTGCTGTTTGTGGTCTGCTTTCTCAAAGAACTCAAACTCAGTTCATTCGATCCGGCGCTCGCAACGACCACGGGATTTAATGCCACGCTGATTCATTATACCCTGATGACACTGGTTGCCATCACAGCGGTCGCCAGTTTCGAGACGGTCGGCAATATTCTTGTAGTGGCCATGTTTGTAGTGCCGCCCGCTGCTGCGTACATGCTCACGGATCGACTGGGGCGGATGATCGTCCTCAGTGTCATCCTGGCAATCATCGCAGCCATCACGGGGCACATCAGCGCCATTACCGTGCCCCACTGGTTTGGTTATGGAAGTACTTCAACTGCCGGCATGATGGCAGTCACGGCAGGTCTGCTGTTTGTGCTGGCGGCATTGCTTGGTCCCCGGCATGGCATCCTGGTCGTTTTTATTCGGCGGCAGTTCCTGTCGTGGAAGATTCTCGCAGAAGACATCATCGCGTTGATGTATCGGATTGAAGAACGTGACCCGGACCGTAAACCTGATGCCGGTTATCTGCGCGAGATTCTGTTCTCCCGCGCCTTATCAACCAGTCTCTCACTCCATTATCTGGCCAGTCGGGGACAGATTACAGGCACAAACGGTTATTATAAGTTGACAGAAACAGGTCGCGACCAGGCACGTCAACTGGTTCGCTCACATCGTCTCTGGGAACACTACCTGGTCGAACACGCGGGCATGTCCACAGAAACGATTCACAGGCAGGCCGAACGACTGGAACATTTCACCGATCGCCAGTTACGTGAAAAGCTGAATGAGGACACAATCGAGACCGACCAGGACCCGCATGGCAGTCCCATTCCTCCCGAAGAGTTCTCCGACTGA
- a CDS encoding metal ABC transporter permease, which translates to MRLFVIVFLLMSLCPYAPLLAANGANSPGSQRSITDRSISIPEWKDWKRVFFLEDYNTRIVILGTTLLGMSAGMIGSFALLRKRALMGDALSHATLPGIALAFILATSFGMNGKTLPVLLSGAAISGLLGIASILMIRNLTRLKEDAALGIVLSVFFGAGVALLGIVQQMQTGHAAGLESFIYGKTASMVASDAWLIGSAGLTCMLISIFLYKELTLLCFDEGFAHSRGFPVVLLDMILMGLVVVVTIIGLQAVGLILMISLLVIPPAAARFWTEKIFYLSFVATILGALSGMVGSAMSAIFPNLPSGAMIVLVATSMFLVSMVFGVPRGILIRKLRRYQLNRKVDRQHLLRSIYEYLEAHNLLTDQTNQLVPIKDLYQMRSWLPTDLHSIIHRASQQDLLQTVDGNQIRLTPLGLTEAARIVHEHRLWELYLITYADVASSKVDRDADAIEHVLEPEVISELETLLSQQSSTDILPSPHTLQLKQGNSDSSAPDSRRPGS; encoded by the coding sequence ATGAGACTGTTTGTAATTGTATTTCTGCTGATGAGTCTTTGCCCTTATGCTCCGCTGCTCGCAGCCAACGGTGCGAACTCACCTGGTTCACAGAGATCCATTACAGACCGCAGCATTTCCATTCCTGAATGGAAAGACTGGAAACGTGTTTTCTTTTTAGAAGACTATAACACGCGCATCGTCATCCTGGGGACGACGTTACTCGGCATGTCAGCCGGCATGATCGGCAGTTTTGCCCTGCTCAGAAAACGGGCGCTGATGGGTGATGCGTTAAGTCATGCCACTCTGCCCGGCATCGCACTTGCTTTCATTCTCGCGACCTCATTTGGCATGAATGGCAAAACATTGCCTGTGCTGCTGTCGGGAGCAGCGATCAGCGGACTGCTGGGAATTGCATCCATTCTGATGATTCGAAATCTCACCCGCTTAAAAGAAGACGCCGCCCTGGGGATTGTACTCAGCGTTTTTTTTGGAGCGGGAGTCGCCTTACTGGGAATCGTCCAGCAGATGCAGACGGGGCATGCGGCGGGCCTGGAATCATTTATTTACGGTAAGACCGCATCCATGGTCGCCAGCGACGCCTGGTTGATCGGCAGTGCTGGACTGACCTGTATGCTGATTTCCATCTTCCTGTATAAAGAACTCACACTGCTCTGTTTCGACGAAGGTTTTGCCCACTCGCGTGGCTTTCCCGTCGTGTTGCTCGACATGATCCTGATGGGACTGGTAGTCGTCGTCACGATCATCGGTCTGCAGGCAGTCGGATTGATTCTGATGATTTCGCTCCTGGTCATTCCGCCTGCTGCCGCCCGGTTCTGGACAGAAAAGATATTTTACCTGTCTTTCGTTGCCACAATCCTCGGAGCGCTCAGTGGGATGGTTGGCTCCGCCATGAGTGCCATTTTCCCGAATCTTCCTTCCGGTGCGATGATTGTGCTGGTCGCTACCAGTATGTTTCTGGTCAGTATGGTTTTTGGCGTTCCCCGGGGAATTCTGATCCGCAAGCTCAGACGCTATCAGCTTAATAGAAAAGTCGATCGACAACACCTGTTGCGCAGCATCTATGAATACCTGGAAGCACATAATTTACTGACGGATCAGACGAACCAACTCGTTCCCATCAAAGACCTTTACCAGATGCGCAGCTGGCTGCCGACAGACCTCCACTCGATCATTCATCGTGCCAGCCAGCAAGACTTGCTTCAAACAGTAGACGGTAACCAGATACGTCTGACGCCTTTGGGACTGACTGAAGCCGCACGGATCGTTCATGAGCATCGACTATGGGAACTGTACCTCATCACGTATGCCGACGTTGCTTCCAGCAAAGTCGATCGGGATGCTGATGCCATTGAACATGTACTGGAACCGGAAGTCATATCTGAACTGGAAACATTACTGAGTCAGCAATCATCCACAGACATCCTGCCCAGCCCTCATACCCTCCAGCTCAAACAGGGGAATTCCGATTCGTCTGCCCCCGATTCCCGGAGGCCTGGTTCATGA
- a CDS encoding metal ABC transporter ATP-binding protein: MNISESPLPDRQNDASAAEIPLSVYDLTVAYHRKPVIWDVSFDIPPGKLIGIIGPNGAGKSTLLKAMMDLIPKASGRVQIFGKSYQKNRHRVGYVPQRESVDWDFPVDALDVVTMGLYKEIGWCLPVRRKHKDRALEALDRVGIADYARRQISQLSGGQQQRTFLARALVQNADLYLMDEPFAAVDAATEKAIVQILQEMKQAGKTALVIHHDLQTVPEYFDYVILLNMRVIDHGLTADVFTPENLQKTYGGRLTLLEEATETMRRREQSL; this comes from the coding sequence ATGAATATCAGCGAGAGTCCATTACCAGATCGGCAAAATGATGCGTCAGCTGCCGAGATACCGCTCTCTGTATATGACCTCACCGTTGCATACCACCGCAAACCGGTGATCTGGGACGTCAGCTTTGATATTCCTCCGGGAAAGCTGATTGGAATCATCGGGCCGAATGGCGCAGGGAAAAGCACTCTGCTCAAAGCCATGATGGATCTGATCCCAAAAGCGTCCGGACGGGTTCAGATCTTTGGCAAGTCTTATCAGAAAAATCGGCATCGCGTAGGCTATGTCCCCCAGCGGGAAAGTGTCGACTGGGATTTTCCCGTGGATGCCCTGGATGTGGTCACCATGGGACTCTATAAAGAAATCGGCTGGTGCCTGCCTGTTCGCAGGAAACACAAAGATCGTGCGCTGGAAGCTTTGGATCGTGTAGGAATTGCCGACTATGCCCGCCGCCAGATCAGCCAGCTGTCAGGCGGACAGCAACAGCGAACCTTTCTGGCCCGCGCCCTGGTGCAAAACGCCGATCTCTACCTGATGGATGAACCATTCGCTGCCGTCGATGCGGCCACGGAGAAAGCCATCGTCCAGATTCTGCAGGAAATGAAACAAGCCGGCAAAACGGCCCTGGTGATCCATCATGATCTGCAGACCGTTCCCGAGTATTTTGATTATGTCATCCTGCTGAATATGCGCGTAATTGATCATGGCTTGACCGCGGATGTTTTCACACCCGAAAATCTGCAGAAAACGTATGGCGGCCGTCTGACCCTGCTCGAAGAAGCGACCGAAACCATGCGCCGCCGGGAGCAGTCTTTATGA
- a CDS encoding metal ABC transporter solute-binding protein, Zn/Mn family, giving the protein MRKLLAFNLILCLLAGCQSEQASVPEKSPDQEQLNYPIPVAATVGMVADLVKNVGREYVDVTQIMGSGVDPHMHKASRDDVQTIMNSDMVFYSGLMLEGKMADTLIKVARTKPVFAVTELIDPKSLLEPDDFNGHYDPHVWMDVATWSLCVDAVKDALSQYDPRHAEVYQKNADEYKQQLKTLHEYGLKTIKSIPENSRILITSHDAFNYFGRAYGLEVLGVQGISTESEAGLKRINELVDLLVAKNVKAVFVESSVSKKNITALIDGAKAQGHEIVIGGELFSDAMGEAGSYEGSYMGMLDHNFTIVARALGGTAPEKGMQGKLTP; this is encoded by the coding sequence ATGCGAAAGCTTCTCGCTTTCAATCTTATATTGTGCCTGCTGGCAGGCTGTCAGTCCGAACAGGCTTCGGTTCCCGAAAAATCTCCTGACCAGGAGCAGTTGAACTATCCAATTCCGGTAGCCGCGACGGTCGGCATGGTCGCCGATCTCGTCAAGAATGTAGGACGCGAATATGTAGACGTAACGCAAATCATGGGATCGGGTGTCGACCCCCACATGCACAAAGCCAGCCGTGACGATGTACAGACCATCATGAACTCCGACATGGTCTTCTATTCCGGCTTGATGCTGGAAGGCAAAATGGCTGATACCCTGATCAAGGTCGCGCGTACCAAGCCAGTCTTCGCTGTCACCGAACTGATCGATCCGAAATCACTACTGGAGCCCGACGATTTTAACGGACACTACGACCCCCACGTCTGGATGGATGTCGCGACCTGGTCGCTATGCGTTGATGCAGTGAAAGATGCATTGAGCCAGTATGACCCCCGTCATGCTGAAGTCTATCAGAAAAACGCCGACGAATATAAACAGCAACTCAAAACTCTGCATGAGTATGGGCTTAAAACGATAAAGTCGATCCCGGAAAACAGTCGCATATTAATCACGTCACACGATGCCTTTAATTATTTTGGGCGCGCGTATGGACTGGAAGTGCTGGGAGTCCAGGGAATTTCGACTGAATCAGAAGCCGGTTTGAAACGCATTAATGAACTCGTGGATCTACTGGTCGCCAAAAATGTGAAAGCCGTCTTTGTGGAGAGTAGTGTTTCCAAAAAGAACATCACCGCGTTAATCGATGGTGCCAAAGCACAAGGACATGAAATAGTGATTGGCGGCGAACTGTTTTCTGATGCCATGGGAGAAGCAGGCAGCTATGAAGGGAGTTACATGGGAATGCTCGACCATAATTTCACAATCGTTGCCCGGGCACTGGGCGGCACCGCCCCGGAAAAAGGCATGCAGGGCAAACTCACTCCGTGA
- a CDS encoding alpha/beta fold hydrolase: protein MLTQSVRATLLFSCLFLTGAPLSQAAEPDLKSLLSQPVLEKDLPWKEVQAFIAPRVPGMPEISTVEEWEKYISQVRSNVLNKVVYRGEAAKWRDSKLKVDWLETIAGGPEYKIQKLRFEALPGLWVPALLYIPNNLTGKVPVVMNVNGHDRNGKAADYKQVRCINQAKRGMLALNIEWLGMGQLNVSGFTHYKMNQLDLCGTSGLAPFYLSMKRGLDVLLSHPHADPKRVAVAGLSGGGWQTIFISSLDERVTLSNPVAGYSSYLTRVYHTKDLGDSEQTPNDLAVYADYTHLTAMRAPRPTLLTNNSKDNCCFESGYAQPPLLKAAFPIFKLYDKETNLQKHVNDDPGDHNFLKDNREALYRMLSAHFSEPGKPLPVKEMECKAELKTAEELNVELPENNADFHTLALKLSQNLPRRRKSTPEKQRAALKQVVHFKSADTPLKALQSSQTTTGKTTVTFWKLKIDQNWTVPAVEFSNGDSESTTILVADAGRKSLAEQVQKLLAQGETVLAVDPFYFGESKISQRDFLYGLLVAAVGERPLGIQASQLTSIAHWLRDQKKQTSVKIQSVGPRSSLFTLVSAAINPEAFSSVQLQGSLGSLKEIIEQDQSVNQAPELFCFGLLKQFDIKNLVALAGKENVKFIDPSERVKQELSQVQVKKDLDYLGEGRSEKLDLYLPDPQFQSGPYPAVVIIHGGGWHGGDKAARRELNIGNNLAKAGYVCASINYQLAKRHSRFTDNLRQVWPGHLQDCKTAVRYLRKHAKQYQIDPDHIGAIGGSAGGHLVAMLAVTGDDPALDPQGPYADFSTRIQAVVPMYGAHDLITLAKSRDLLDSFTQEEKALSQQASAVSHLTKDDPPFLILHGTKDTTVPLEQSQLLQAALEKEKMPSELLIIEGAPHSFHLQPSQQDLRPAVIGFFDRHLKP, encoded by the coding sequence ATGCTTACGCAGTCTGTCCGTGCCACTCTTTTGTTCTCCTGTTTGTTCCTGACGGGAGCCCCCCTCTCACAGGCAGCAGAACCTGATTTGAAGAGCCTGTTGTCTCAGCCCGTTCTGGAAAAAGATCTTCCCTGGAAAGAAGTGCAGGCCTTCATTGCACCGCGGGTTCCCGGAATGCCGGAAATCAGTACGGTTGAGGAGTGGGAAAAATATATATCGCAAGTTCGCAGCAACGTGTTGAATAAAGTCGTCTATCGTGGTGAAGCCGCAAAATGGCGGGACTCGAAACTGAAAGTCGACTGGCTCGAAACGATCGCAGGCGGTCCTGAATATAAAATCCAGAAATTACGCTTTGAAGCACTGCCCGGCTTATGGGTGCCCGCGCTGTTGTACATTCCCAACAACCTGACAGGTAAAGTCCCCGTTGTCATGAATGTGAATGGACACGACCGCAATGGGAAAGCCGCCGACTACAAGCAGGTACGCTGTATTAACCAGGCGAAGCGAGGCATGCTGGCACTCAACATCGAATGGCTGGGCATGGGCCAGTTGAACGTTTCCGGTTTCACCCATTACAAAATGAATCAACTGGATCTGTGTGGTACGAGTGGACTGGCGCCCTTTTATCTGTCGATGAAACGAGGCCTTGATGTACTCTTATCACACCCCCATGCAGACCCGAAGCGCGTCGCGGTCGCCGGTCTTTCAGGCGGTGGCTGGCAGACCATCTTCATCAGTTCGCTCGACGAACGGGTCACTCTTTCCAACCCGGTTGCCGGATACTCCAGCTACCTGACGCGCGTTTATCACACAAAAGATCTGGGGGACTCCGAACAGACTCCCAACGATCTGGCCGTCTATGCCGACTACACACATTTGACAGCGATGCGGGCACCCCGCCCCACCCTGCTCACAAACAACTCTAAAGACAACTGCTGCTTTGAATCCGGTTATGCCCAACCGCCGCTGTTAAAAGCCGCTTTCCCGATCTTTAAACTCTACGACAAAGAAACGAATCTGCAGAAGCACGTCAACGATGATCCCGGCGATCACAACTTTCTGAAAGACAATCGCGAGGCCCTCTACCGCATGCTGTCGGCTCACTTTTCGGAACCGGGCAAACCTTTACCGGTCAAGGAAATGGAATGTAAGGCCGAACTCAAAACAGCAGAGGAACTCAATGTAGAGTTGCCTGAAAACAATGCCGACTTTCATACACTGGCTCTCAAGCTCAGCCAGAATCTGCCGCGACGTAGGAAAAGCACTCCTGAAAAACAGCGCGCTGCACTCAAGCAGGTCGTGCACTTCAAATCCGCAGACACACCACTCAAGGCATTACAATCCAGCCAGACAACAACAGGCAAAACAACCGTCACATTCTGGAAACTGAAAATCGATCAAAACTGGACGGTCCCTGCTGTCGAATTCTCCAACGGCGATTCTGAATCCACGACGATCCTGGTAGCAGATGCAGGTCGTAAAAGCCTGGCAGAACAGGTTCAGAAGTTGCTCGCACAGGGAGAAACCGTCCTGGCAGTGGACCCCTTCTACTTCGGTGAATCGAAAATCAGTCAACGCGACTTTCTGTACGGTCTACTGGTCGCCGCTGTCGGAGAACGTCCACTGGGTATCCAGGCCAGCCAGTTAACATCGATTGCGCACTGGTTACGTGACCAGAAAAAGCAGACGTCTGTCAAGATTCAGTCAGTCGGTCCCCGCAGCAGTCTGTTCACACTCGTATCAGCGGCCATCAATCCGGAGGCCTTTTCCAGCGTGCAGTTGCAAGGCTCATTAGGTTCTCTGAAAGAAATCATTGAACAGGATCAATCTGTCAATCAGGCGCCGGAGCTCTTCTGCTTTGGATTGCTGAAGCAGTTCGATATCAAAAACCTGGTCGCTTTGGCTGGAAAAGAGAATGTAAAATTCATTGATCCCAGCGAACGCGTCAAACAGGAACTGTCGCAGGTGCAAGTGAAAAAAGACCTCGATTACCTGGGCGAAGGACGCAGCGAAAAGCTGGACCTGTATCTGCCCGATCCACAATTTCAGAGCGGCCCTTATCCCGCTGTTGTGATCATTCACGGCGGTGGCTGGCACGGTGGTGATAAAGCAGCCCGCCGCGAGTTGAATATCGGAAACAATCTGGCGAAAGCCGGTTATGTCTGCGCCAGTATTAATTATCAGCTTGCGAAACGGCACTCCCGGTTTACCGATAACCTCAGACAGGTCTGGCCCGGTCATCTGCAGGACTGCAAAACCGCTGTCCGCTATTTAAGAAAACATGCAAAACAGTATCAGATTGATCCCGACCATATCGGCGCCATTGGAGGCTCGGCGGGAGGTCACCTGGTTGCCATGCTCGCCGTAACCGGCGATGATCCCGCACTCGATCCGCAAGGACCCTATGCCGATTTTTCAACTCGCATTCAAGCCGTCGTTCCCATGTATGGTGCACATGACCTGATTACCCTGGCAAAATCTCGCGACCTGCTGGACTCGTTCACGCAAGAAGAGAAAGCACTCAGCCAACAGGCTTCTGCCGTTTCTCATCTCACAAAAGACGATCCTCCCTTCCTGATTTTGCATGGCACAAAGGATACAACCGTTCCACTGGAACAGTCACAACTGCTGCAGGCAGCCTTGGAGAAAGAGAAGATGCCCTCTGAACTGTTGATTATTGAGGGGGCGCCACACAGCTTCCACCTGCAACCCAGCCAGCAGGATCTCAGACCTGCCGTCATCGGTTTCTTTGACCGCCACCTGAAACCCTGA